A single region of the Nicotiana sylvestris chromosome 6, ASM39365v2, whole genome shotgun sequence genome encodes:
- the LOC104227521 gene encoding ELF3-like protein 2: MRLGKEDEKRMDPLFPRLHINDADKGGPRAPPRNKMALCEQSSITLSPQRFTSTSSPAPGSMSMLPLAPNGSNSIPAASSSRVGGNKKSLFSLSHNSSESPHFIDILHPYSSGGTKFTMGRPDVRPLKPLNPQVLSLKGNLASTSQCNLLQPHSLSYSNSNPSAKKFGRENDFCVSKNVASGKPLNHGNIPKSTEKEKPVISSYKPSLTGSMQLKFREHSINQAGDLAQCQKRELCAKLPAPHLSSRDKSVVHRASSPVHTELNIKSIVSSSPENRCGLVVDLNRCSDSNSESDEDCWDLHKRKIAADVTYPKHEDDTTKRRASIMEGASCSFIPREENHRSPKRVKSSSDCPEGQISGTQEVGDTDRSEGISEASSLNSRLVEKVCPDNVIALIGQELFWKARRTIVHQQRIFAIQLFELHRLTKVQKLIARSPDILFKGNFYLHQPSIKFSSLKKLPCDNDLEPPALAVEQKISPEPNNFEHPTDNNTYEKLLPLRKDDDKKLIPQHSSQKPNVGTPTSRSFVSDPKLAPRCFQPPPGYQWLVPIRSPSEGLVYKPYSGPSPPPPGFMAPVYGNCRPVTLSPISGDFSNVPYSVPTSQKQGVGIFPGPAIFDQSCIQPYPMPVIKPSGSSSAIEQMNPFPGIRSSERENSPSMHDVNLVRPHKKPCNISCQKSAAMSECDRTFQAGRGSDMQGSSASSPSEKMQRDALSLFPITPTTKCSDQPVKDNNTEQRIQVIKVVPHNPKSASESAARIFRSIQEERKLNF, translated from the exons ATGAGGTTAGGAAAAGAAGACGAGAAACGAATGGATCCTTTGTTTCCAAGATTACATATAAATGATGCAGATAAAGGAGGTCCAAGAGCACCTCCTAGGAACAAAATGGCTCTTTGTGAACAGTCGTCTATTACCTTATCGCCTCAAAGATTCACCTCTACTTCTTCTCCTGCCCCTGGATCAATGTCAATGCTGCCTCTCGCGCCTAATGGCAGCAACTCCATTCCTGCTGCATCTTCTAGTCGT GTTGGTGGCAACAAAAAGAGTTTGTTTTCTCTATCCCACAATTCATCCGAGTCtcctcattttattgatataCTTCATCCGTATTCTTCTGGAGGAACGAAGTTTACAATGGGACGTCCTGATGTACGACCACTGAAGCCGCTAAATCCTCAAGTTTTAAGTCTTAAAGGGAATTTGGCCAGTACATCTCAATGTAATCTTCTTCAGCCACACAGTTTATCATACTCTAATAGTAACCCTTCTGCCAAAAAGTTTGGAAGAGAAAATGATTTTTGTGTTTCAAAGAATGTTGCATCAGGGAAACCTTTAAATCATGGTAATATACCTAAAAGTACAGAGAAAGAAAAACCGGTTATATCAAGCTACAAACCTTCTTTGACAGGCAGTATGCAACTAAAGTTCCGGGAGCATAGTATAAATCAAGCTGGAGATCTAGCTCAGTGTCAAAAAAGAGAGCTTTGTGCTAAATTACCTGCTCCTCATCTGTCATCTAGGGATAAGTCAGTGGTGCATAGAGCTTCAAGTCCAGTACATACTGAGCTAAATATCAAATCAATTGTGTCAAGTTCTCCGGAAAATAGATGTGGTCTGGTAGTTGATTTGAATAGATGTAGTGATTCTAATTCTGAATCTGATGAAGACTgttgggatctgcacaaaaggaAGATCGCAGCAGATGTTACTTATCCGAAACATGAAGATGACACAACAAAGAGACGTGCTTCCATAATGGAAGGTGCATCGTGTTCCTTTATACCTCGTGAAGAGAACCATCGAAGTCCAAAGCGCGTAAAATCCTCTTCTGACTGTCCTGAAGGCCAGATTAGTGGGACTCAAGAAGTAGGAGATACAGACAGAAGTGAAGGAATCTCAGAAGCTTCTTCATTGAACTCTAGATTAGTAGAAAAAGTGTGTCCAGATAATGTCATAGCATTGATAGGTCAAGAACTATTCTGGAAAGCAAGAAGAACCATTGTACA CCAGCAGCGGATCTTTGCAATACAACTATTTGAGCTACACAGGCTAACAAAG GTACAGAAATTGATAGCCAGATCACCGGATATATTGTTCAAAGGCAACTTCTATCTCCACCAACCTTCTATCAAATTTTCTTCTTTGAAAAAGTTACCATGTGATAATGATCTTGAACCTCCTGCATTGGCTGTTGAACAAAAAATTTCTCCAGAACCAAACAATTTTGAGCATCCAACAGATAATAATACTTACGAAAAGCTGCTTCCCCTCCGCAAAGATGATGATAAAAAACTTATACCACAGCACTCGTCTCAAAAACCAAATGTAGGAACACCAACATCTAGATCTTTTGTATCTGATCCAAAACTAGCACCTCGATGCTTCCAACCGCCTCCTGGATATCAGTGGCTCGTTCCAATAAGATCTCCTTCTGAAGGACTTGTTTATAAACCTTATTCAGGACCTTCTCCACCACCCCCCGGGTTCATGGCGCCAGTTTATGGTAATTGTAGGCCTGTGACCCTATCTCCTATAAGTGGAGACTTTTCAAATGTGCCTTATAGTGTACCGACTTCTCAGAAGCAAGGTGTTGGGATTTTTCCTGGTCCTGCAATATTTGATCAGTCCTGCATTCAACCTTATCCCATGCCTGTGATAAAACCATCTGGTTCAAGTTCAGCCATTGAGCAAATGAATCCGTTTCCCGGAATCAGGTCAAGTGAGAGGGAAAATAGCCCATCTATGCATGATGTTAACTTGGTCAGGCCTCATAAAAAACCATGCAACATATCATGCCAGAAGAGCGCAGCCATGTCAGAATGTGATCGAACTTTTCAGGCGGGTAGAGGAAGTGACATGCAAGGAAGTAGTGCAAGTAGTCCTTCTGAGAAGATGCAAAGGGATGCACTCTCTCTATTTCCTATCACACCAACCACAAAATGTTCAGATCAACCAGTTAAAGATAACAATACGGAGCAGCGAATTCAAGTGATCAAGGTTGTGCCTCATAACCCAAAGTCAGCATCTGAATCTGCAGCTCGGATTTTTAGGTCTATACaagaagaaaggaaattgaaTTTTTAG
- the LOC104227520 gene encoding glycosyltransferase BC10-like — protein MGSVEEGKDSNILVITQNKPLPLKILQFLLLFLGLGIGFSILSMCMLRFVEVQNVVFPMIQTRIQSTCFQEPNSLESWIRPPLNLQHNMNDRQLFWRASFVPQIKNCPFKRTPKIAFMFLTRGPLPLVPLWERFFKGNEELYSIYIHTLPSYKSDFAPSSVFYRRQIPSQVAEWGKMSVCNAERRLLANALLDISNEWFVLLSESCIPLHNFSVVYRYISESRHSFISVFDDPGPVGRGRYNKNMSPEVNITEWRKGSQWFEVNRKLAIDIVKDQVYYLKFDQFCKPSCYVDEHYFPTMLHIQYPHLLANRSLTLVDWSRGGAHPATFGKADITDQFLKKIVEGGTCVYNNQATSLCFLFTRKFSPSTLEPLLERSSKYLGF, from the exons ATGGGGAGTGTAGAGGAGGGAAAAGACTCTAATATTTTAGTAATAACTCAGAACAAGCCTTTACCATTAAAAATACTTCAGTTTCTCTTGTTATTTTTGGGTCTAGGAATTGGTTTTTCAATTTTAAGTATGTGTATGCTTAGATTTGTAGAAGTGCAGAATGTAGTATTTCCTATGATACAAACAAGAATACAGTCAACATGTTTTCAAGAACCAAATAGTTTAGAGAGTTGGATTAGACCTCCATTAAACTTGCAACATAACATGAATGATAGACAGCTTTTTTGGAGAGCTTCATTTGTTCCTCAAATTAAAAATTGTCCTTTTAAAAGAACGCCTAAAATCGCGTTCATGTTCTTGACTCGAGGACCTCTGCCTTTGGTGCCATTGTGGGAGAGATTCTTTAAAGGGAATGAAGAACTTTATTCAATCTACATTCATACCTTGCCATCATATAAATCTGATTTCGCGCCTTCTTCAGTGTTTTATCGCAGACAAATTCCTAGTCAG GTGGCGGAGTGGGGAAAAATGAGCGTGTGTAATGCTGAAAGACGGCTTCTTGCTAATGCATTGCTTGATATTTCCAATGAATGGTTCGTCCTCCTATCTGAGTCGTGCATTCCTCTCCATAACTTCAGTGTTGTCTATCGCTACATATCAGAATCCAGGCACAGCTTTATAAGTGTATTTGATGATCCTGGACCTGTTGGAAGAGGGCGTTATAATAAGAACATGTCGCCTGAGGTTAACATCACTGAATGGCGTAAAGGATCCCAGTGGTTTGAAGTAAACAGGAAACTGGCTATTGACATTGTTAAAGATCAGGTATACTACCTAAAATTTGATCAGTTTTGCAAACCATCGTGTTATGTTGACGAGCACTATTTCCCAACAATGTTGCACATCCAATATCCTCATCTCCTGGCAAATAGGAGTCTCACTTTAGTAGACTGGTCTAGAGGTGGTGCTCATCCTGCTACATTTGGAAAGGCTGATATTACAGATCAGTTTCTCAAGAAAATTGTGGAAGGTGGGACGTGTGTCTACAATAACCAGGCAACTTCACTTTGTTTCCTTTTCACCAGAAAATTTTCTCCTAGTACATTGGAACCTTTATTAGAACGCTCGTCCAAGTATCTGGGCTTCTGA